Within Microbacterium oryzae, the genomic segment GGCGACCGCGCTCGGCATCGGGCTCGGCCTCGTCATCGGGTTCGCCGCCGCGCTCGGGCCCCGATGGCTCGAGGCCGCGCTGGGCCGCATCGTCGAGGTGCTCTTCGCCCTGCCCACCCTCGTCATGGCGCTGCTGCTCGTCGCGGTGCTCGGCGCCGGCACGCAGAGCTCGGTGCTCGCGATCGGGCTCGCCACGGCGCCCGGCTACGCGCGCGTGCTGCGGTCGCGGGTGCAGGGCGTCGCCCGCAGCGACTACGTCGGATACGCGCGCCTGGAGGGGACGCCCGCGGGGACCGTGTTCGTCCGGCACATCGTGCCGAACACGCTCTGGCCGCTCGTCGCGACGGCCACCCTCGGCATCGGGCAGGCGATCGTGTGGGTGTCGGCGTTGAGCTTCCTCGGACTCGGCACGCCGCCGCCCTCGCCGGAGTGGGGAGCGATGCTCGACGCGGGCCGGGTCTACATCTCGTACGCACCGTGGCTCACGCTGTTCCCGGGGCTCGCGATCGTCGCCACCGCGACGGTGCTCACGGTGCTCGGCCGACGCCTGGGAGGCGCACGATGACGCTGCTGGAGGCCGCGGGACTGCGCGTGACCCTGCCCGGTGCGGGCGAGGTGCTGCGCGGCGTGGATCTGACCCTCGCGCCCGGCGAATGCCTCGCCGTGGTGGGCGAGTCCGGGGCGGGCAAGTCCGTGCTCGCGCGGACCCTGCTCGGGCTCACCCAGCAGGACCCCGGCGCGCGGGTGACCGCCGAGCGCCTGTCCTTCGACGGCCGCGATGTCGGCCGGCTGCGCCCGCGCGGATGGCGGCGCCTGCGCGGGCGGGACATCTCGCTCGTCCTGCAGGATGCGCTTCAGTCGCTCGACCCGCTCCGCACGCTCGAGGCCGAGGTGGGCGAGGCGCTCGCCGTGCGCGGCGTCCCCCGCCCTCGGCGTCGCGCGCGGGTGATCGAGGCGCTGCAGGGCGCGGGGCTCCCCGACGCCGAGTCCCGTCTCGGCCAGCGCCCGGGCGAGCTGTCCGGCGGGATGCGCCAGCGCGCGCTGATCGCGTCGGCCGTGGTGGGCGGTGCGCGGGTCATCATCGCCGACGAGCCCACCACCGCCCTCGACGCGACGACGGCCGTGCAGGTGCTGGCGCTCCTCGGCCGTCTGCGCGACGAGGGCGCCGCGCTCCTGCTCATCAGCCACGATCTGGGAGCGGTCGCGCGCGTCGCCGACCGCATCGCCGTGCTCTCCGCCGGCGAGGTCGTCGAGACCGGCCCGCGTGCCGCGCTCCTCGCCGCGCCCGTGCACCCCGTCACCCGCGCCCTGCTCGCGGCGCGGCCCTCCGGCGCCAAGCCCGGGCCGACCGTCGTGCCGGGCGCCGACCTCATCAGCGGCGCGGGACTGGTCCGGCGGTACCGGTCCCCCGGCGGCGGCACGCTCGCCGCGATCGACGGCGTCGATGTCGTCGTCCGCGCGGGCGAGACGCTCGGCGTCGTCGGAGAGTCGGGCTCGGGGAAGTCCACGCTCGCGCGCCTTCTCATCGGCGCCGAGGCGCCCGACGGCGGTTCACGTGCGCTCGCCGACCCCGCACCGCGCGTGCGCCTCGTGCCCCAGGACCCGCTGGCGTCCTTCGACCCGCGCCACGACGTCGCGCGCATCCTGCGCCACTCGCGCCGGCCGGGCGCGCCCGAATCCGCGGAGCTCCTCGCCCGCGTGGGACTCGACACGGCCATCCTGCGCCGGCGCCCCGCCCAGCTCTCCGGCGGGCAGCGTCAGCGCGTCGCGATCGCCAGGGCGCTCGCGGGCCGCCCCGACGTGCTCGTCTGCGACGAGCCGGTCTCGGCGCTCGACGTCACCACGCAGGCCGGCATCCTGCGGCTGATCGCCGAGCTGCAGCGCGAGGAGGGGCTCGGTGTCGTGTTCATCTCCCACGACCTCGCGGTCGTCCGGATGGTCAGCGACCGCGTGGCGGTCATGCGGGGCGGGCGGGTGGTCGAGACCGGCCCGACGGAGGAGGTCTACGCGGCTCCCGCGCACCCCTTCACGCGCGAGCTCATCGCGGCCGCCGGCTGACCCCGCGCCTACTCGGCGCTGGTGACGGAGTGGATGCCGCCGTCGCTGCGGAGGTTCACCAGCAGCACGTCGTCGGTGGCGTCGGGGTCGAGCGCGTACTCCAGCACCGCGAACGGGTCGTCGCCGCCGTGCTCGTCGGCGAGGATCGTCATGCTCATGAGGTTGAGCGAGCGGATGATGTCGACCGCGGCGTCGCCGGAGATGTCGACGAGCAGCTCCTCGAGCGCGTCGCCGAGGGTCTCCTGCTGCATGATGATGTACTCCGTCACCTCGCTGGCGCGGTTGTCGACTTCCGCGAGCATCGCCTCGCGGCTGCGCCGGTCGACCTCCTCGAGCGAGGCCACGATCGATGCCGCGGCGTCGAGCGCCTCCTTCGAGACGTCCTCCTGGTCGGGCGCGGTCAGATCCACTGACACGGTCTGGTCGCCGAGCTCGACGTTCTCCGACCAGAAGATCGAGCCGTCGGGGCCGGATTCCAGAAGCCCGAAGAAGTCGTGTTCGATCGCCATGTCGTCAACTCAACCATCCGCGCCGTCAGTCGACAAGCGACGCGGCGAACACGTGCGGCGTGAAGCCGGTGAGGTCGCCGATGCCCTCGCCCTGCCCGAGCAGCTTCACGGGGATGCCCGTGCGCTCCTGCACGGCGAGGACGAATCCGCCCTTCGCCGAGCCGTCGAGCTTGGTGAGCACGAGCCCCGTGACGCCGGCGTGCTCGAGGAACGCCTGCGCCTGCATGACGCCGTTCTGGCCGGTCGTCGCGTCGAGCACGAGCAGCACCTCGCTGATCGGCGCCTGCTTCTCGATCACGCGGCGGATCTTCGTCAGCTCGTCCATGAGGCCGCCCTTGGTGTGCAGGCGGCCGGCGGTGTCGACGAGCACGATCTCGGTGCCCGAGCGCTTGGCGTGCTCGATGGTCTGGAAGGCGACGGACGCCGGGTCCTGGCCCTCACGATCCGGCCGGACGATGGCCGCGCCGCCGCGCTCGGCCCACGTGGCGAGCTGCTCCACGGCCGCCGCGCGGAACGTGTCGGCCGCGCCGACCACCACGGAGCGGTTGTAGCGGCGCAGGAAGTGCGCGAACTTGCCGATCGTCGTGGTCTTCCCCACGCCGTTCACGCCGACGACGAGCACGACCGCGGGGCGCTCGGTGAGCTTCAGCGTCGTGTCGAACTTCGCGAAGTGCTCCTCGAGCGTCTCCTTGAGCATGCGCTGCAGGTCGCGCGGGTCGGTGGTGCGGTACCGCTCGACCTTCTCGCGCAGCTCCTCGACGATCCGCTCGGTGATGTCGGGGCCGAAGTCCGCCGTGAGGAGGGCGGTCTCGAGGTCGTCCCACGTGCTCTCGTCGATCGTGGGCTTGACGAACATCCCGCGCAGCGCGCGCCCGAGTGACCACTTCTCCGCCATGGTCCCAGCCTAGTTCGCGGCGCGCGTGGAGACGGTCACCGTGAAGCGGCTGTTGCGCGCGACCTGGCCGGTCGGGCCGACGAGACGCTGCAGCGCGGGGCGGTAGCCGAGCGGCGAGTTCCACACGCACCACAGCTCGCCGCCCGGCCGCAGCACGCGGGCGGCGTCGGCGAACAGGCGCGGCGCGATGGCGGAGGTGACCGCCGCACCGGAGTGGAACGGCGGGTTGAGCAGCACGAGGTCGGCGGAGCCGTCGGGCTGACCGGACAGCGCGTCGTCCTGCACGACGCGGATGCGCTCGGCGCCGTTGGCGTCTGCGGTGGCGCGAGCCGAGGCCACCGCCGCCGCGGACTGGTCGGTGGCGATCACCTCGGCCTGGGGGTGCGCGAGCGCGTAGGCGGTCGCGAGGATGCCGGTGCCGCAGCCGAGGTCGATGACGCGACGTGCCGCGGGGATCTCGGGAAGGAACTCGAGGAGGAAGCGCGTGCCGATGTCGACCGACGCTCCGGCGAACGCGGCGCCGTGCGCGACCACCGTCAGCCCGACGTCCTCGTGACGGACGGCCCGCGGCCATCCGCTCGTCGTCGCCGGCAGCGGGCCGGCGGCGTGCAGCACGCGGCTCTTACTCGCGGCCCTGCTGGCCCGCACATCGCCGAAGTGGCGGGCGAGCACGTCGTTCATGGCGAGCGTCATGTGCTTGATGCGTCCGCCCGCGACGACCGCGACATCGGCCGCCGCGTGGGCGGCGACGAGCCCGGCGATCTCGTCGAGCGCGTCCAGCGCGCGCGGCAGCTGCAGCAGCACGAGGCGCGCGCCGCGCACGAGCTCCGGGCCGAGCGGAAGCTGCGGGGCCCCGGACAGGTCGACGCCCTGCTCCGACGCATTGCGTTCCCGCGCGAGCCGGCCCGTGATGGAGTCCTGGTGCACGCGCACCCGAAGCCCCGAGGCCGCGAGCGGCAGCGTGAGCGCACCGTAGCGGTCGCCGATCACGACGACCTCGCCATTGGCCGCCCGCTCGAGCGCGGGCTCCGCCTCGGCGAGGATGAGCCGGTCGCTCGCGTCGGCCGCGACGAGATCATGCGCCTCGACATCCGGTCGTCGACGGAGCCCCGGCGCGATGGCGTCGAAGGCGTCGAGAACGGTCACGAGGCCATCCGCTCGCCGGCGGGCTGCGCGACACGCTGCCCGACCACGGCGGAGACGCCGTCCTGCCGCATCGACACCCCGTAGAGCGCATCGGCGATCTCCATGGTGCGCTTCTGGTGCGTGATGACGAGCAGCTGGCTCGACGCGCGCAGCTGCTCGAACACGCCCAGCAGGCGGCCGAGATTCGCATCGTCCAGAGCGGCCTCCACCTCGTCGAGGATGTAGAACGGGCTGGGCCGCGCCTTGAAGATCGCGGTGAGGAGCGCGACCGCCGCGAGCGAGCGCTCGCCGCCGGAGAGGAGCGACAGGCGCTCGATCTTCTTCCCCACCGGGCGCACCTTCACCTCGATGCCGGTGGCGAGCAGGTCGTCGGGGTCGGTGAGCGAGATGCTGCCGGTGCCGCCGGGGAAGAGGATCGGGAAGACCTCCTGGAAGGCCGTGCGGGTGTCCTCGAACGCCTCCGCGAAGATGGTCTGCATCCGCTCGTCGAGATCGGCGATGATCGTCATCAGGTCCTTCCGCGTCTGCACGAGGTCGTCCAGCTGCTCGGTGAGGAACCGATGGCGCTGCTCGAGCGCGGCGAACTCCTCGAGGGCCAGCGGGTTGACGCGCCCGAGCTGCGCGAGCTTCCGCTGGGCGTCGCGCAGGCGGCGCTCCTGCGCGCGGCGGTCATAGGGGATGGCCGTGCCCGCCTCGTCGAGGACCGGCTGGTCGGGCCCGTACTCGGCGACGAGGATCTCCTCCGACAGCCCCAGCTCGCTCGCGACGCGTTCGAGAAGCGAGGTGAGGTGGAGCTTCTTCTCGCGGATCTGCAGCTCGATGCCGTGCACGCTCTCGGTGAGGCCGGTCAGCCGCTCGCGCACCTGGCGCTCCTGCTCGCGCAGGTCGCGCAGCTCGGCGGTCACCGCCGAGCGCGCGGTCTCGGCCTCCGCGAGGGCGAGGCGGGCCTCCGCCGCGGAGCGATCGACGGAGTCGAGGAGCGGCGGCAGGTCGGCGGCCACCCCTGCGGCGATCTCGCGCTGGCCGCGGCGGATGACGGCGCGCCGAGCCGCCTCGGCGGCAGCGGCCTGCTCCCGCTCGCGCTGACGCTCGAGGCCCGCCGCACGACCCTCGGCGGCGCGCACGCGCTCGCGCAGGGTCTCGATCTCCAGGCGCGCGGCGACCTCGCTCTCGCGCGCGGTCTCGAGCGCGCGCGAGAGCGGGTCGCGACCCGACGCGTCGAGCACCGGACGCGGCTTCTCGCGTGCGGCGTCGAGGTCGGCCGCGGCTTGCCGTGCGTTCTCCTCCGCCTCGGCGACCGCCGTCGCGGCCTGGCCGATCCCGGCTTCGAGGCGCTCGCACTCCGCGATCGCGGCCTCGTGACGCACCGTCACGCGATTGACGTGCTCGGCGTGCTGGGCGAGCTGCGCATCGTGCTCGCGCAGCTCCTGCAGCCGCTCGCGCGCGGCCCGCCGCGCGCCCTGCAGGCGCGCACCCGCGTCCTCGCGCTCCGCGGCGAGGGTCGCGAGCGTCTGCTGCAGCTCGGCGAGGCGTTCGCCGGCCGCGTCGCGCTCGGCCTGCAGCTCCAGCCGCGACCGGTCGCCGCCGCTGCCTGCGCGCAGCGTGTAAGCCGTGCAGACCTCGCCCGCGCGGGTCACCGCCGTGAGTCGGTGATCGGCACCGGCGAGTGCGGCGCGTGCCGCCGCCAGGTCGTCCACGACGACGACGTGCGCGAGGAGACCCCGGACGCCGTCGGGAGCGGTGACGACGTCGGCGGCCGGGATCCCGCTGCCGCTGTCTGGCAGCGACCCCGCCTCGGCGGTCGATGCGGGGTCGGCGATGACGATGTCGATCACGCCCGCTCCCTCCGCCTGCCGGGCGGCGGCGAAGGCGGCCTCGCCGTCGTCGACGAGCAGCCCCTCGGCCAGCGGACCGAGGACCGCGGCGATGGCGGCTTCGAATCCCGGCCGGACGTGGACGCTCTCCCCCACCAGGCCCCGCACGCCGGGGGCGGCCTGCTCGAGAAGGGCGGCGGCGGCGTTCCGCACGTCGAGCGCGCTCCCGAGCGCGGCGACCTTGGCCGCGAGGGCGTCGGCCTCGCGCTCGGCTGCGCGGTGCTCCTCGCGCAGCCGATCGACCGCGCCCTCCGCTTCCGTCGCCGCCCGCTGCGCGTCCTCATAGCGGGCCTGCATCTCCGCCGCCGCTCCCTCGGAGACCGTCGCGTCGTCGAGCTCCGCGAAGGCCGCCGCCGCCTCGCGGCGCCGCTCGTGAGCCGCGTCGAGGGCGTTCTGCTGGCGGAGCACCCCGCCGCGCACAGCGGCGAGCGCCTGCTGAGCGGCCTCCGCCGCGCCGCGCAGCGTCGTCACCCGCAGGTCGTAGGCCGCGACGGCCGCGCTCTGCTCGGCGATCCGCACATCGAGGGCGTCGAGCTCGGCGCGCACGGCGGCCACCCGGCGAGCCGCGGCCGTCGCCGCATCCTCGGCCAACCCCACGCGGTCGCGGGTCTCGACGATGCGCGCGCGGGCCGCGTCCACGTCGCTCGCGCGCACGGTGACCTGCGCGGGCGCGCCGTCGTCGGCCGCGAGCATCGCGAGCCGCTGATTCGCGAGGGTGTAGAGGCCGCGCAGGCGCTCCTGCACCTGCTCGAGCCCGAAGAGCACGCGACGCGCCTCATCCACGGCCTCCGCGTTCTGCTCGCGCTCCAGCACCGCGATGCGCGCCTTGACGGCGTCGGCCCGCTCCTGCAGCACCAGGCGCTCGGCGTGCCGTTCGTGCTCGTCCCGCGCGTGATCGGCGAGCGCATGGCGCAGCTGCACGACGTCGTCGGCGAAGATCCGCGCCTTGGCGTCGCGGACCACCGCCGCGATCGTCTGGGCCTCCCGGGCGATCTCGGCCTGGCGCCCGAGGGGCTTCAGCTGTCGCCGGATCTCCCCGGCGAGATCGCTGAGCCGGGCGAGGTTCTGCTCCATCGCCTCGAGCTTGCGAACGGTCTTCTCCTTGCGGCGGCGGTGCTTGAGGATGCCGGCGGCCTCCTCGACGAAGCCACGACGCTCCTCGGGCGACGCCTGCAGCACGGTGTCGAGCCGCCCCTGCCCCACGATGACGTGCATCTCGCGGCCGAGGCCGGAGTCGCTCAGCAGCTCCTGCACATCGAGCAGCCGGCACGACTCGCCGTTGATGGCGTACTCGCTCGAGCCGTTGCGGAACAGCGTGCGGCTGATCGTCACCTCGCTGTACTCGATGGGGAGCGCCCCGTCGGCGTTGTCGATGGTGAGCTGCACCTCCGCACGCCCGAGCGGCCCGCGCGTGGCGGTGCCCGCGAAGATGACGTCCTCCATCTTGCCGCCGCGGAGGGTCTTGGCGCCCTGCTCCCCCATCACCCACGCGAGCGCGTCGACGACGTTGGACTTGCCGGAGCCGTTGGGGCCGACGATCGCCGTGACACCGGGTTCGAGCGCGAAGGTCGTCGGCTGCGCGAAAGATTTGAACCCCTTCAGGGTGAGGCTCTTCAGATGCATCCGCGGGCCTCCTTCCCCGTCCCCGCCTGGGAAAACCACGGTTCACGGTACCCGAGCATCGCTCCGGATCCGGGCAGCGGCGGCGGCTCGTCGGAAAAGATCCTGAGAATCTGCTTGACGCGGAGCTCCTCCCCTCAGTAACGTGTCTGCTCGCACGATCCCATCGCCGAGCATCAGCCGGCCCGCGGCATGAGAGGAGGAAGCCGACATGGACATCACGCAGAACCCGGATACGACCCGCACAGCGTTCGCGGCTTCCGTCCCCGTCGCCGGGCGACGACTCGACGGGATCATTGCGGGCGGACTCCGTCCGACGCTCCGCCGTCCGTAGCGCAACTCCCGCCTCTCCGCATCCGCCGGTCGTCGGCCATCCGTCTCGGACCGGCGCCGCGCCCCGCCGCTCCGGCCATCCGTGCCGTCGGCCGAGCGCACCTCTCCGCCGTCCCCGGCGTGCTCGGGGCCGCTCCCGTTCCCCTCCGGGAACATCTCCCGCTCCGCACCGCGGGGCACACCCACGAAGGAAACCGTCGTGAACACGATTCACCTGTCCGTATCCGCCCACCCCCCGCAACCGGGCGTGCTCTCGGCACTGCCCGCGCGCACGCCTCGCACCTCGCCCGCCGACCGGCTGGCGATGTGGCTCGGCCTGCGGCTGCTGCTGTGGAGCACGCGCCCCATCGACCAGGCCGAGGTCCAGCGCCTGCACGAGCGTCGGCGCGTCGCCGCCGCCGCGCGGGCCGAGCACGACGCCGCGCTGTCCCGCAGCGCGGCCCGGTACGGCATCCACTGGACGAACATCCGATGACCGACGCCGACCGCCAGCAGGGCGCCCCGCGCATCCGCCGCGGGGCGCCCTCCCCCCGACCCGAGCACGACCATCCGTCGTGCGGAACCGAAGGAGCCGCCATGACCTGGCGCATCGATCGCGTCGTCGTCCCCGAATCTCTGGAGTCTGCGGACGCCGCCGACCTCGCCGCCTTCGTCGCGCTGGCCAACGCCGCCTGGCGTCGTGACTCGGGCACCGACCTCCACGACGACGACCCCGCCGACATGCTGAGCCGGTGGCAGGAGCAGACCTACCACCGGACGACGGCCATCGTCGCGCGGGACGGCGACGACCTCGCCGCGACCGGCACGCTCGACGTCGAGCTGTCCACCGAGCGGACGGCCGAGGTCGATGTTGCCGTGTCCGACCGCCACCTCGGCACGGATGCCGGCGACGCCGTGCTGGCCGCCCTCGAGCGCCTCGCGCGCGAGCAGGGCCGCGCCGTGCTGCAGGGCTGGACGATCCACCGCGCCGACGCGGAGGGCGAGCGGCTCGTGCCGCCGACCGGAGCCGGCGCGATCCCGGCCGACGACGAGTCCGCCCGCCGCATGCTGCGGGCCGGGTACGTGCTGGGGCAGGTCGAGCGCAACAGCGTGTTCGACCTGCACGGGTCGTACGAGGACGTCGACCGGCTGCTCGCGCAGGCCGAGGAGCGCGCGGGCGACGAGTACCGCGTGGTGTGGTGGACGGGTCGCACGCCCGATGAGCACGCCGAGGGCTACGCCCGTGCGATCGCGCGGATGAGCACCGACGTCCCGGCCGGCGACATGGCCGCCGAGGAGCAGACGTGGGATGCCGCGCGCGTTCTCGTGCGCGACGACCGTCTTCTCCGGTCCGGTCAGCTGATGGGCGTCACGCTCGCCGTGCACGTGCCGACGGGCGAGGTGGCGGCGTTCAACGAGCTGCAGATCGGCGCCGATCGCACTCGCCCGACCTCGCAGTGGGGCACGCTCGTCATGCCCGAGCACCGCGGGCGCCGCCTCGGCGCCCTGGTGAAGTGCGTCGGCCTCCGCAACTGGCACGACGCGGTGCCCGAGTCGCCGTGCGTCTCCACCTTCAACGCCGAGGAGAACCGGTACATGCTCGACGTCAACGAGGCCGTGGGCTTCCGACCCGCCTCCTATGCCGCGGCGTGGGAGAAGACGCTCTCCTGAACCGCAGCGGATGGCCGGGGCCCAGCCCGGCCATCCGCCCGGTCTCACGCGTAGTCGTAGAAGCCGTGCCCGGTTCCGCGGCCGAGGCGACCCTGGTCGATGTAGTCGCGCTTGAGGATCTCGGCGAACTCCCGCTTCTCGGGGTCGTCGCTGTCCTTGTTGAGGTTGTAGGGGGTCTGCATCCCCACGACGTCGAAGATCTGGAACGGGCCGAGCGGCGCGCCCGTGGCCCGGCGCCAGGTGAGGTCGATGGTCTCGACGTCGGCGACGCCGCGCACGTACAGCTTCGCGGCGGCGTCGAGGAGCGGCACGAGAAGCGAGTTCAGCACATAGCCCGGCTGCTCCTTCTTCACGCGGATGGGGACCATCCCGATCTCGTCGGCGAACTGGGCGACGGCCTCGAAGGCGTCCGCGTCGGTGCCGGCGTGGCCCATCACCTCGCCGGTGTTGTTGCGCCACACCTCGTTCGCGAAGTGCAGCGCGAGGAAGCGGTGGGGGCGCCCCGTGGCGTCGGCCATGTCGCTCGGCAGCAGCGTGGACGAGTTCGTGGCGAAGATCGTCTTCTCGGGAGCGGCGGCGCCGACCTTCGCCCACGTGTCGCGCTTGATGTCGATGCGCTCCGGGACGGCCTCGATGACGAGGTCTGCGTCGCTCAGGGCGTCGGCGAGGTCGGAGGTGGCGCGGATGCGCGCGATGGCGGCGTCGATCCGCTCGTCCGTGGCATCGGGCAGGTCGCGGAGGTAGAGCGGGCGGAGGTACTCCCACCGCTCCGGAAGCTTCGCCAGGATCTCGTCGCTCAGGTCGTAGGCGACGACGTCCTTCCCGTGGTACGCGGCTTGGAGGATGATCTGCGAGCCGAGCACTCCGGTGCCCAGGACGGTGAGTTTCTGCATTGTGTGCCTTCTTCCATTCATGTGAATAGCCTCGGATCTCGGTCTACTCCCCTCGTCTGAGCGGTCTCCGAGAGTCGTGCGCGGGATCGGGGCGTGGGTAACGTGGTCGGATGCGATACACGGTCATCGGCGGCGGCGTCGGCTGCGCCCGCTTCGTTCTGGGACTGCGCGAGCACGTCCGCCGCGCGGGCGGGCAGGACGAGATCGACGTCGTCGTGAACACGGCCGACGACTGGTGGGTGTCGGGTCTGCGCATCTCGCCCGATCACGACAGCCTGCTCTACGCCCTCGCCGGTGTGAACGACCGCGACCGCGGGTGGGGGCGCGCCGACGAGTCCGAGCGCGTCGCGCGGGAGCTCGCCGCCTGGGGGGCGGTGCCGGAGTGGTTCACGCTCGGCGACCTCGACCTCGGCGCACACATCGCCCGCACGGCGTGGCTGCGCGACGGTGCGACCGTCTCCGACGTCTACGCCCGCCTCGCCGCGCGCTGGAAGCTGGGCGCTGACCTTCATCCCGCGACCGACACCGAGATCGACACGCACGTGCACACGACGGATGGCCGGAGGATGCACTTCCAGGAATGGTGGGTCCGTCATCGCGCGGCCCTCCCCGCCACGCGCTTCGAGCAGACCGGCATCGCGCGCGCGACGCCGTCGGATGGCGCGCTGCGGGCGATCGCGGAAGCAGACGTGATCCTCCTCGCACCGTCCAACCCGGTCGTGTCGATCGGGCCGATCCTCGCGGTGCCCGGCATGCGCGACGCGCTGCGTGCGGCGCCGGCGCCGATCGTCGGCGTCTCGGGGATCATCGCCGGCGCGGTCGTGCGCGGGATGGCGGACGCCTGCCTCGCCGCGATCGGCGTGGAGACGTCGGCCGACGCCGTCGCTCGCCGGTACGGAGCGCGGTCAGCGGGCGGACTGCTCGACGGCTGGCTCGTCGACGAGACCGACGCGGATGTCGTCGGTCCCCTTTCCGAGGCTGGCATCCGCACGCGCGCCGTGCCGCTGTGGCTGCGCGATGCGGACAGCTCCGCGCAGGTCGCGGCCGACGCGCTCGCGCTCGCCGCGGACGCGTAGAGCAAGCCCGAGGAGCCGCGTCAGTGGACGCGGCGCGGGCGCACGCCCATCTCCAGCGTCTCCGCGCCCAGCCGGAGCGCGAGAACCGAGGGCTTGTTGAGGGTCTGCGACACGGCGGAGGGCGAGACCCGCTCGATCTCGGCGATCTTCTTCTGCGGGTACCCGCACCACAGGAGGAAGACCGCGCGGCGCGCGCGGGGCGCGATGTCGTCGATGAGGTGGTCACGGGCAGCGAGGTATGCGTTCACCGGGCCCTCGATCGCCCGATCGTGCGCGGAGGAGTCGGGGTCGACGAGGAACCACGAGCGCGTGCTGGGCAGGCGCGTGTCGGCGAGCTCGTGCGCGCGGTCGACCGCGTCGCGCGCGGCCCACCAGCCCGGGCCATCCTGGATCCGGTCCCCCAGACGCGACTCGACCGGGACCATCCCGCCCAGGCCGATGCCGAATCGGCACCCGACGCCGTCGGGCAGGGCGAGCTGCAGGTAGAGGGTCGACAGCAGCGCGTCGTCGACGGTGCGGAAGGCGGCCTGGAACTCATCGCCCACCGTCGGGTACCACTTCTGCAGTGCCCAGGGATAGGTGCGGTCGACCTCCATGGCGGCCTGCTCGACACCGCGCTGCACGTCGTCGCGCGATGCCGACTCCCGTGAGGAGATGATGTCCGCGATCACTGCTACCGCCATCGGTGAAGCATATCACTGAATATCACCCCGACTTAAGTGTCTGAGCTTAACCGGCGTCCACTGTTCCTGCGGGCGACCCATCTGTCACGATAGCTGCATGGGCATCCTCCGACTGATCCTCAATGTCATCTGGCTGCTGTTCGCCGGGCTGCCGCTCGCCCTCGCCTACGCGGTGGCGGGCGCGATCTGCTGCGTGCTCATCGTGACGATCCCCTGGGGCATCGCGTCATTCCGCATCGCGAACTACGTGCTGTGGCCGTTCGGGCGCACGGTCGTCGAACGCCCGTCCGCCGGCATCGGCTCCACGATCGGCAACGTCATCTGGCTCCTGGTGGCGGGCGTCTGGCTCGTCATCGGCCATATCGTCAGCGCGGCGGCCCTCGCCGTGACGATCATCGGGATTCCGCTCGCCCTCGCGGAGCTGAAAATCATCCCCGTCACGCTCACCCCGCTCGGCAAGCGGATCGTGCCCAGCGACACGGCGTTCGCGACCCTCGGCTCGATCCGGATCTGAGCGCTCAGCGCGCGAGCACGTCCGCGGTGCGCACCACGGTCGCGAACTCGCCGTGCAGGTTCGCCGCGGTGACGGCGGAGAGCTCGGCCGCCGTGAGCACGCGCCCGTCCGGGGTCGCGCGCGCGAAGGTGTGCGTGGCGTCGATGACGAAGTCGACGTCGTAGCCGAGGTTCCCGGCCATCCGCGCGGTCGTCTCGCAGCAGTGGTTCGTGGTGATGCCGCAGATCACGACCCGGGCGATTCCCTCGGCCTGCAGCCACGCGTGCAGATCGGGCGCTCCGTAGAAGCTCGAGTTCACGGACTTCCGGACGAGCAGATCGGGAACGCCCGCGACGACGTCCTTGAACGCGTGGCCGGGATGGTCGGGGTGCAGCGGGGAACGCGGGTCGCGGGAGTCATGCTGCACGAACACCGTCGGCCAGGACCGCTCGCGCCAGTGCGCGATGAGCGCCGCGACGTTAACCTCGCAGGAGGGGTTGTCGCGCGGTCCCCAGTAGTCGGCGTCGTCGAACCCCCGCTGCACGTCGATGACGACGAGGGCCGGCGCGTCGACGCTTGAGGACTGCTCCATCATCCGGTCAGACTATTCCGCCGCCGCTGGCACCGCGGACAGAAGT encodes:
- a CDS encoding ABC transporter permease encodes the protein MRARLGWPGIVALILLGVLVVAVIAPGVLAPRDPLAIDPAAAFLPPSAGHPLGTDESGRDVLVRIVHGAAASAGIGVWATALGIGLGLVIGFAAALGPRWLEAALGRIVEVLFALPTLVMALLLVAVLGAGTQSSVLAIGLATAPGYARVLRSRVQGVARSDYVGYARLEGTPAGTVFVRHIVPNTLWPLVATATLGIGQAIVWVSALSFLGLGTPPPSPEWGAMLDAGRVYISYAPWLTLFPGLAIVATATVLTVLGRRLGGAR
- a CDS encoding ATP-binding cassette domain-containing protein; translation: MTLLEAAGLRVTLPGAGEVLRGVDLTLAPGECLAVVGESGAGKSVLARTLLGLTQQDPGARVTAERLSFDGRDVGRLRPRGWRRLRGRDISLVLQDALQSLDPLRTLEAEVGEALAVRGVPRPRRRARVIEALQGAGLPDAESRLGQRPGELSGGMRQRALIASAVVGGARVIIADEPTTALDATTAVQVLALLGRLRDEGAALLLISHDLGAVARVADRIAVLSAGEVVETGPRAALLAAPVHPVTRALLAARPSGAKPGPTVVPGADLISGAGLVRRYRSPGGGTLAAIDGVDVVVRAGETLGVVGESGSGKSTLARLLIGAEAPDGGSRALADPAPRVRLVPQDPLASFDPRHDVARILRHSRRPGAPESAELLARVGLDTAILRRRPAQLSGGQRQRVAIARALAGRPDVLVCDEPVSALDVTTQAGILRLIAELQREEGLGVVFISHDLAVVRMVSDRVAVMRGGRVVETGPTEEVYAAPAHPFTRELIAAAG
- a CDS encoding DUF2004 domain-containing protein — encoded protein: MAIEHDFFGLLESGPDGSIFWSENVELGDQTVSVDLTAPDQEDVSKEALDAAASIVASLEEVDRRSREAMLAEVDNRASEVTEYIIMQQETLGDALEELLVDISGDAAVDIIRSLNLMSMTILADEHGGDDPFAVLEYALDPDATDDVLLVNLRSDGGIHSVTSAE
- the ftsY gene encoding signal recognition particle-docking protein FtsY codes for the protein MAEKWSLGRALRGMFVKPTIDESTWDDLETALLTADFGPDITERIVEELREKVERYRTTDPRDLQRMLKETLEEHFAKFDTTLKLTERPAVVLVVGVNGVGKTTTIGKFAHFLRRYNRSVVVGAADTFRAAAVEQLATWAERGGAAIVRPDREGQDPASVAFQTIEHAKRSGTEIVLVDTAGRLHTKGGLMDELTKIRRVIEKQAPISEVLLVLDATTGQNGVMQAQAFLEHAGVTGLVLTKLDGSAKGGFVLAVQERTGIPVKLLGQGEGIGDLTGFTPHVFAASLVD
- a CDS encoding class I SAM-dependent methyltransferase, which codes for MTVLDAFDAIAPGLRRRPDVEAHDLVAADASDRLILAEAEPALERAANGEVVVIGDRYGALTLPLAASGLRVRVHQDSITGRLARERNASEQGVDLSGAPQLPLGPELVRGARLVLLQLPRALDALDEIAGLVAAHAAADVAVVAGGRIKHMTLAMNDVLARHFGDVRASRAASKSRVLHAAGPLPATTSGWPRAVRHEDVGLTVVAHGAAFAGASVDIGTRFLLEFLPEIPAARRVIDLGCGTGILATAYALAHPQAEVIATDQSAAAVASARATADANGAERIRVVQDDALSGQPDGSADLVLLNPPFHSGAAVTSAIAPRLFADAARVLRPGGELWCVWNSPLGYRPALQRLVGPTGQVARNSRFTVTVSTRAAN